The segment CACTTTATCCCCTTTAGATTTTTCCCGCTGCTTGCGCGACAGTTCCAAAACTTGGATTCCAGGCGCAGTTAAAATTGTGTGCTTTTCAATTAAATACTTGCCGCTTTCATCTTGCAAAGCTGCGAAGGGAACTAAAAATAACGCTCCTTGCGGAATAAAAATAACTCTCGCTTCTGGTTCTTTTGGCAAAAATTCCGCAATTGGATCGATTAGCAATTTGTGGAGTTGTCGCAGTTTTGTTTCGGGAGTTGCTACAGCAGTTGACTTGGCAACTATACCGCGATCGCCTGCTGCACCAAGAGCTTCTCTACTACTAGCAACAAGTTCTTCTATTGTAGAAAGAGGAGCAATACCATCTTTCGATTGCAGATCGATCCGGCGTACCACAACTTTGCCTGTAGGTTGAATTGCCCAAACGAACAATTCTGAATCCTTTTGATTACTGTCTTTAATAATTGAATATTCAATAATCGTGGCTTTTTGTTGGGCAGCAATTTTTTGAATTTGCGCCAGTTTTGGTGCTTCGAGGGGAAGTTGCACAATTGATGGAGCTACGGTCTTTGTGAATAAATCTTTAAAATGTTTAGTACGCTGTTGTTCGGCAATTTCCAGGGCGTCCTCCGGCTGATTTTGAGTTATTAGGACTTGTTGCAGCAGACCATAGGTATTACTTTGCTCTTTAATAATTAATGCCTTATCGTTACTATCTGCTGGTTTTGATTCCCAAACATTAATTCCATCTAGTAATATTTTTTTGGCTTCTGGGTAATTTTGATTGCTGATATGAGTAAGAGCAATATTGTTTAGAGCCGTGCCAAGGGAAAGGCGATCGCTTGATTTTATCGCCAGGTCTGCCTGCTGCTGATATAACTCAACCGCCTTTTCAGGTTGGCCTAGCGATTTGTATGCTGCTACCAAAGCTTTTAGACTATTCGCTTCTCCCGCAGCGTCCCCAATTTCCCGCGAAACTACCAATTGCTGCTGATAAAAGTCAATTGCTTGCTGATATTGTCGCAAAAAATTATAAGCTTCTGCGACACGTTTGAGAGAATTAGCAATACCTGCCTTGTCGCCTAAATCTCGCGCAATTTGCAGTTGCTGCTGATAAAACTGAATCGCTGCTTCGTATTTTCCCGCAGCAACAGCAGCTTTCCCCAGATGATTTAAAATATTAGCTTCGTTTGCTTTATCGCCCAATTTACTAGCTCTTGCAAGCTGCTGTTGATAAAGCTCAAGTGCTTGTATATATTGTTTTTCGCGCTCGGAAACAATGCCCGTATTGCCCAAAAAAGCAGTTTCTCCTATAGGATTGCCGAGTCTTTGTTTAGCAATATGCGCTTGCTGTTGCAACTTCCTCGCTCGATCGTAGTCTGCCAAATAGAAGTAAGAATTGCTCAAATTGATTAGACTTTGAGCTTCACCAGCGCGATCGCCCAAGTTTCGGACAATTTCAAGCTGCTGTTGATAAAATTCAGTTGCTTGCTGATATCGCCCTAAAGAAAAGTAAGTATTGCCGATAATTCCTAAAGCATCGGCTATTCCTCTATCATCTTTGATATCTTGATAAAGTGTCAAAGCTACCTGCGTTGATTTTAATGCTGCTCGAAATTCACCATTTTTGTGCTGGTTTATTCCTTGGCGCAGAAGGGTATCGGCTTGGGCTTTAGCTTCAATTGGCATTTGCGCCAATAACTTGGGTGATGGGGGTTGTTTGATTTGCGGTTGGTAAATTTGCCCTTCTTCGCTACTACTTTGCTCCTGACTTCTGGCTTGAGAGTTTGTGACGGAACAGGTTAGTAGAGTAATAAGTGAGATAAGGATAATTTGTTGGGATTTCATGGCACTACTCCAAACTCAAAATTAATAAATTTATTATTTAAGACGCCATGCATCGCGTCTTAAATACTCACAACTTTAATCTGCTTTGCTTTCGTAGTGTAAATGCTTCCCAGTAGGAGGGGTTGGGATGTTATTTCAAAGTGGTTGGGATGAGAAGCGATCGCGATAGTCCGATGGCACCATTACCAGTGATTCTACCGCGCCCAGCGTTGCCAACACGGTTAATTACTGTACTGTTTTAGCCGGGGTTAAAGGCCGCGTCAATAAGTATTTGCTAGTTGACGGCGCTACCCTTGAAGGCGGGTAGTTTATAGCTGTGCGGACGCTTTGCGTATCGTCGATCTGTTCTCCAAGCCTGTGTGAGCTACAATTCAAGCAGAATAAGCATTCCACAAGCCAGCGCCCAGATGATTGAAACATTGCAAACACAGCTTTACGAATTACAACAATTTGCCGATAGCCTCGTTTCCACCCAGCTAACGCATCTCAGTTGGGTCAGCATCGGCGTGATTTTTGCTGCTGGGTTGCTAACCAGCCTCACACCCTGCATGCTTTCTATGTTGCCCATCACCATTGGCTACATCGGCGGATATGAAACTCAAAGTCGTCTAAGCGCAGCAGTGCAGTCAACTTGGTTTTCATTAGGGTTAGCAACCACGCTAGCAGCTTTAGGAATACTTGCAGCTTTACTCGGTAAAGTTTACGGCCAAGTTGGAGTTGGTTTGCCAATTATTGTCAGCATTGTGGCTATCTTGATGGGTCTTAATTTACTTGACGCACTGCCCATACAGTTGCCTTCTTGGGGTGGTTTGGATTGGATTTCTAAAGACTTGCCAAAAGGAGTGCGATCTTATTTGATTGGCTTAACTTTTGGGGTAGTTGCTTCTCCTTGCAGCACTCCTGTTTTGGCAACGTTGCTTTTTTGGGTTGCTCAGACAAAAGACTTGATTTTAGGGGCAGCTTTACTTCTATCCTACACAGCCGGATACGTGGCGCCCTTAATTTTAGCTGGTACGTTTACAGCCTCAATTAAGAAGTTGCTGGAGTTGCGCCAGTGGTCTGGATGGATTAATCCTGTTAGCGGGGTGTTATTAGTAGGATTTGGTTTATTCTCGCTGCTATCTCGGTTTGCCTAATTTGAACTAATTATCGAGTGCAGGGCTATTTTATTTTAAATAGCCTGTTGATGCGTTTAAAGCAAAAGCGAGACTTACTTAATCTGAAAGGTTTCATTATCAAAGGCTTATGCTTGATATTTGGTTTAATTCTAGAACAAGCTTTTTTAAAACTAGCAACCTGGGTTAACGATAGCAAGTCGCGCGATCGCTATATGCAGGGATAGAAATATCTGCCGTATTGGTGTTTTTTGTGAATATTACCCGCCTTGCATGAGAAAGCACTGCATAAAATCCCTATTAAAGATGGAAATACCTATAAAATCAATAAAGTTAGCCTTTATACCCAAGCACCAAATCCCCAATAGTTATAGATCCTATGAGCTTTGCTGAACTTGCAGCCCAGTTGAATGCTGGGACAATTTGGCCAGAGGGAATTGTAATTATTACCCTCCTGGTAGTTCTAGTCGGTGACTTGATTGTAGGGCGGTCGTCGGCCCGTTGGCTTCCCTATGTTGCGATCGCGGGTCTTCTTGCCTCCGTCGTCGCCCTGTACTATCAATGGGATAGCGCTAACACCATCTCATTTTTGGGTGGTTTCAACGGCGACCCCCTCAGTGTCGTGTTTCGCGGCATTGTTGCGCTCTCCGCCGCCGTCACCATCTTAATGTCCATCCGCTACGTCCAGCAGGCGGGCACATCTTTAGCGGAATTCATGGCCATATTACTCAGCGCAACAGTTGGGGGGATGTTCCTCTCTGGTGCGAATGAGTTGGTAATGATTTTTGTCTCGTTAGAAACTCTCAGTATTTCGTCGTATCTGATGACGGGATACATGAAGCGCGATGTCCGTTCCAACGAAGCGGCGCTGAAATATCTGTTGATTGGCGCTTCTAGTTCGGCAGTGTTTCTTTATGGCGTCTCCCTTTTGTACGGACTGTCAGGGGGAGAGACAATATTGAGCGAGATCGCAACTGGCCTCGCCGCCAACAGCAGCGCACAATCATTGGGTTTAGCGATCGCATTAGTATTTGCGATCGCTGGAATCGCCTTTAAAATCTCCGCCGTCCCCTTCCACCAGTGGACGCCCGATGTTTACGAAGGTTCTCCCACTCCAGTCGTAGCTTTCCTTTCAGTTGGTTCCAAAGCTGCTGGTTTCGCCCTCGCTATTCGACTAATGGTGACAGCCTTCCCACTCGTAACCGAACAGTGGCATTTTGT is part of the Microcoleus sp. FACHB-831 genome and harbors:
- a CDS encoding cytochrome c biogenesis protein CcdA, with product MIETLQTQLYELQQFADSLVSTQLTHLSWVSIGVIFAAGLLTSLTPCMLSMLPITIGYIGGYETQSRLSAAVQSTWFSLGLATTLAALGILAALLGKVYGQVGVGLPIIVSIVAILMGLNLLDALPIQLPSWGGLDWISKDLPKGVRSYLIGLTFGVVASPCSTPVLATLLFWVAQTKDLILGAALLLSYTAGYVAPLILAGTFTASIKKLLELRQWSGWINPVSGVLLVGFGLFSLLSRFA
- a CDS encoding CHAT domain-containing protein; translated protein: MKSQQIILISLITLLTCSVTNSQARSQEQSSSEEGQIYQPQIKQPPSPKLLAQMPIEAKAQADTLLRQGINQHKNGEFRAALKSTQVALTLYQDIKDDRGIADALGIIGNTYFSLGRYQQATEFYQQQLEIVRNLGDRAGEAQSLINLSNSYFYLADYDRARKLQQQAHIAKQRLGNPIGETAFLGNTGIVSEREKQYIQALELYQQQLARASKLGDKANEANILNHLGKAAVAAGKYEAAIQFYQQQLQIARDLGDKAGIANSLKRVAEAYNFLRQYQQAIDFYQQQLVVSREIGDAAGEANSLKALVAAYKSLGQPEKAVELYQQQADLAIKSSDRLSLGTALNNIALTHISNQNYPEAKKILLDGINVWESKPADSNDKALIIKEQSNTYGLLQQVLITQNQPEDALEIAEQQRTKHFKDLFTKTVAPSIVQLPLEAPKLAQIQKIAAQQKATIIEYSIIKDSNQKDSELFVWAIQPTGKVVVRRIDLQSKDGIAPLSTIEELVASSREALGAAGDRGIVAKSTAVATPETKLRQLHKLLIDPIAEFLPKEPEARVIFIPQGALFLVPFAALQDESGKYLIEKHTILTAPGIQVLELSRKQREKSKGDKVLVMGNPIIPNIPSKMGEPPTQLAPISTAEQEILEVSRLWNTKPLTGNAATKVAMLEQLPKAKIIHLATQGILKEIRDGVPGAIALSPARSDNGLLTANEILNLKLRAKLVVISAGEVGKGKIGGDGVIGLSTSLISAGVPSAILSLWTVTDAPTASLMTEFYRNFRRNDDKAKALRQAMLTTMKQHPAPKDWAAFTLIGEAK
- a CDS encoding NAD(P)H-quinone oxidoreductase subunit N, whose protein sequence is MSFAELAAQLNAGTIWPEGIVIITLLVVLVGDLIVGRSSARWLPYVAIAGLLASVVALYYQWDSANTISFLGGFNGDPLSVVFRGIVALSAAVTILMSIRYVQQAGTSLAEFMAILLSATVGGMFLSGANELVMIFVSLETLSISSYLMTGYMKRDVRSNEAALKYLLIGASSSAVFLYGVSLLYGLSGGETILSEIATGLAANSSAQSLGLAIALVFAIAGIAFKISAVPFHQWTPDVYEGSPTPVVAFLSVGSKAAGFALAIRLMVTAFPLVTEQWHFVFTALAILSMILGNVVALTQTTMKRLLAYSSIAQAGFVMIGLITGTDAGYSSMVFYLLIYLFMNLGGFTCVILFSLRTGTDQISEYAGLYQKDPLLTLGLSICLLSLGGIPPLAGFFGKLYLFWAGWKAGAYGLVLLGLLTTVISIYYYIRVVKMMVVKEPQEMSEAVKNYPEIRWNLPGMRPLQVGLVLSVIATSLAGILSNPLFTLANSSVTRTPMLHATATSTQISGEVSSQINAINVEPTINLEPQI